In Lates calcarifer isolate ASB-BC8 linkage group LG4, TLL_Latcal_v3, whole genome shotgun sequence, a genomic segment contains:
- the gpr35b gene encoding G-protein coupled receptor 35 codes for MCNNITNANCTVEISLGLAYSSLFVVGFIVNSAALWAFIAQRASWTDTHIYMFNLVIADSAFILFLPLRAYDAFFCLPKTTFCTFLLYIHFINMYASIMTTTAISVHRYLVIRFPLQARSWRKKKEAAFAVCLVIWILLVTVCVMFRKENYPDKLWTCYERCKDRPLKPLVMGIMVSLGFTTPLVVIVFCSSQIICILSKVDNISEEKKSIVDMVTANMVVFIVCYTPINVGFLVNYFNVLPLNWQFEQIPEHIYLRIAEWIAATNCCFDSISYYFLLKQFYS; via the coding sequence ATGTGCAACAACATCACCAATGCCAACTGCACAGTGGAAATCAGTCTGGGTCTGGCCTACAGTTCTTTGTTTGTCGTGGGTTTCATTGTCAACTCTGCAGCTTTGTGGGCCTTCATTGCACAACGAGCCTCCTGGACGGACACCCACATCTACATGTTCAACCTGGTGATAGCCGATTCTGCCTTtatcctcttcctcccccttaGGGCCTATGATGCCTTCTTCTGCCTGCCTAAGACTACCTTTTGTACTTTCCTCCTTTACATACATTTCATCAACATGTATGCCAGCATCATGACCACAACAGCCATCAGTGTCCACCGCTACCTGGTTATAAGGTTCCCTCTGCAGGCAAGGTcatggaggaagaagaaagaggcagcttttgctgtttgtttggttaTTTGGATTCTTCTGGTGACAGTATGTGTCATGTTCCGAAAGGAGAACTACCCTGACAAACTCTGGACGTGTTATGAAAGATGTAAAGATCGCCCACTGAAACCACTTGTTATGGGGATTATGGTCTCCCTCGGCTTCACCACTCCACTGGtggtcattgtgttttgttccAGTCAGATCATCTGTATTCTGTCAAAAGTGGATAACAtatcagaggaaaagaaaagcattGTTGATATGGTAACAGCAAACATGGTTGTGTTCATTGTCTGCTACACACCAATCAATGTTGGCTTTCTTGTCAACTACTTCAATGTTTTACCTTTAAACTGGCAGTTTGAACAAATACCTGAACATATATATTTACGTATAGCTGAATGGATCGCTGCCACTAACTGCTGCTTTGATTCCATCAGCTATTATTTCTTATTGAAACAGTTTTATTCATAG